The nucleotide sequence ATATCCTTCACATTTGAAATTTTTGAATTTCACTTTAAGAGAGGAACGGAAAAAATGAAACGTAGAGACTTCATTCAAGTGATGCTGCCAATAGCAGGGCTGCCAATTGTTTGGCCGATGTGGTCATTTTCCAAACCCCTGAGAAAACTTGGCAAATCAAACTATCCGGTTAACTTTCCTGACGACGGCAGAGTGCTCGTACTGGTTCAATGCGCCGGCGGCAATGACGGTCTCAACACGATTATCCCATATACAAATGACATTTATTATAATGAGCGCCCCCAACTGGCGATCCCGAAATCTGAAACGATACAGATTGCAAATGGTCTTGACCTTGGATTTCATAGTGCCATGTCTGGTTTTAAATCTCTTTACGACGCGGGCAACCTTGCAATTATACAGGGGGTTGGCTATCCAAACCCGGACCGGTCGCACTTTCGCTCTACCGATATCTGGCTGACAGGTTCCAGCTCGGATGCAGTTGGGGAGACCGGTTGGCTTGGCAGGTACTTTGATATGCTTTGCCCGGATGGAGAACCATGCGGAACATTCGGGCCCCCGGCAATTCAAATCGGTCTGACATCCTCTCTGGCGCTGCTTGGAAGACAGCAAAAAGGCATCACTTTGCAAAATCCGGTTCAGTTTTATGATTTGGTCACCCGTCTCGGCGAAGGCCATGATCCTCAACCCGGCATGATACCAGCGACCCCGGCTGAACACGAACTCGAGTTTCTGCGCAACACCGAAGCTTCTGCGTTTCAATTTGCCGGCGAAATTATTGACGCATACCAAAAGAACGATAATCAAGTGCACTATCCTAATCAATCTCTTGCTACTCAACTTGCCATTGTTGCCAGACTCATTGCGGGTGGTCTGAGCACGCGAATTTACATCGTTTCGATACGAGGCTTTGATACGCATGCAAATCAAGCAAATGCCCACGCAAACTTGCTGGGACAACTTTCAACAGCGATTCAGCTCTTCCAGCAAGAACTCGAGATTTTTGGCGTCGCCGATAGGGTCGCAGGAATGTGTTTCTCGGAATTTGGCCGCCGGGTTCGGGGCAACGCAAGTAACGGCACAGACCATGGCACAGCCGCTCCGCAATTTCTCTTTGGAAATCCAGTAATCGGGGGTGTCCACGGCTCACATCCGGATCTAGCGAATCTGGAAAACGGCGATCTTAAATACCAATTCGATTACAGACAGATTTATGCTTCTCTACTGGAACAGTGGCTGGCTGGTGATGCGAATGCAATCCTTGGGGAAAACTTTTCAACTTTGCCCCTAATCGATAATACGACCAGTGTAGGCAACCCCCCTGCAGAAATTCCAAATGAGTTTACTTTAAACCAAAACTATCCCAATCCATTCAACCCGTCGACTACGATTGAGTATAGCCTTCCTGAACCTGCGGATGTGAAATTGGAAATAGTGAATAGTCGCGGACGAAGAGTTGCAATTCTGGTGAATGAGCGTCAAGATAAAGGTAAGTATCAATTGACCTGGAACGCAAACGGCTACGGAAGCGGTACTTATTTCTACAGAATTAATGCGGGTAGTTTTCAAGAAACTCGCAGGATGACTTTGGTGAAGTAGTTCTGATTTTTTAGGTTCGAGTTTCACACCCCGGGAGCTGAAAGCCTTCGGGGTTTTTATTTTTAAAAGGTTTTGTGCTTCAACTAGTCTAGTCTCCAGGAATAAAGCTCACTCCAAAAGTGTATGTCAAACAAGAAAGTTGATTTACTAATCAATTCTCCTACCTTTATTAAACCTGTTTTAAACTAATTTAAAATTCAGTTGGCTATGAAATTAATTCAAGTCATCAAAATATCAATTGTACTTTTAATATTTTGGCTAAGTTCAAAAGCGCTTGCCCAGAACCTCAACATCACCTCCTTCCAACCCTCCTCTCAGAGCATGACGTCTGTAGACAATCTGGTAATCACAGTAAGTTTTGACAGTGCCATCGATCCGGCGAGTGTAGACAATCTATCATTTACTGTATTTGGCAGATGGTCGGGCGCCTGCCCAGGCACATTCTCATTTCGAAATAATAATCAACAAATCCATTTTGCACCTGATAAAAATTTTTCGGTCGGAGAGTGGATTACTGTTACATTGTCAAAGAATATTCAAAGACCATCAGGAGAGAATTTATCAACCGGTTTCAGCTGGAATTTCTGGACATCGGTTGAAAGGGGTTCTTTCGATTTCGAACGAATTGCTCTGCTAAATGTCCGGAAAAACAATGAGGGAATGATTCGTACTTACGGCGCTTATGCGGGTGATCTAAACGGCGATGGTTTTCACGATTTCACAGTCCCGAATGAAGATGTCAGCGATGTCAGGGTTTTTATGAATGACGGCAGCGGCGGCTATTCAGATTTCACTACTTATTCATTAGCTGCTAATTCTACTCCGAGCACAAATGAAGGAGCAGATTTTAATGGCGATGGATTCCTCGATTTTGTCTGCGGAAATATTTCAGGCAACTCAGTAAGTGTGCTTTTCGGAGACGGCACCGGGATGCTCAAGCCACCTGCAACATATCCTGTTGGAAGCGGCACTCGCGGCCTCTGCGTTTTAGATTTAAATTCAGATGGCGCTCAGGACATTGTTACGGCCAACCGCGCAAGCAGCAACATTTCAATTTTGCTGAATAATGGCGATGGGACTTTTGCCCAAAGCATAAATATGAACACCGCCGCTTCAGGTGAAACTGCCTGCGCCGCCGCGGACGCCAACGAAGACGGCATTACAGACGTTTTTGTCGGCAGTTTTAATAGTGGCGAAATTATCGTTTTACTGGGAGACGGCAACGGCAGCTTAAATGAGTTTTCTAAGACCGATGCCAAAGGTTCTGTCTGGATGCTTGCGGTTGGCGATATGGACAATGATGGTCATGTTGATGTGGTTTCTGCAAACTCTGAACAAAATCAATTTGCCCTTTTGCGCGGAGATGGCAACGGGAATTTAAGTCAGGCAGAAGTTTATGATGTAGGTGCCTTCCCTCTGGCAATCGATGTTGGCGACATCGACGGCGATGGTGACTTAGATGTGGTCACGAGCAACTTCTTTTCAGCGAATTGGACAATTTATGAAAATGACGGCAACGGGAATTTTGTGAATCCGCGAACTCT is from candidate division KSB1 bacterium and encodes:
- a CDS encoding DUF1501 domain-containing protein encodes the protein MKRRDFIQVMLPIAGLPIVWPMWSFSKPLRKLGKSNYPVNFPDDGRVLVLVQCAGGNDGLNTIIPYTNDIYYNERPQLAIPKSETIQIANGLDLGFHSAMSGFKSLYDAGNLAIIQGVGYPNPDRSHFRSTDIWLTGSSSDAVGETGWLGRYFDMLCPDGEPCGTFGPPAIQIGLTSSLALLGRQQKGITLQNPVQFYDLVTRLGEGHDPQPGMIPATPAEHELEFLRNTEASAFQFAGEIIDAYQKNDNQVHYPNQSLATQLAIVARLIAGGLSTRIYIVSIRGFDTHANQANAHANLLGQLSTAIQLFQQELEIFGVADRVAGMCFSEFGRRVRGNASNGTDHGTAAPQFLFGNPVIGGVHGSHPDLANLENGDLKYQFDYRQIYASLLEQWLAGDANAILGENFSTLPLIDNTTSVGNPPAEIPNEFTLNQNYPNPFNPSTTIEYSLPEPADVKLEIVNSRGRRVAILVNERQDKGKYQLTWNANGYGSGTYFYRINAGSFQETRRMTLVK
- a CDS encoding VCBS repeat-containing protein encodes the protein MKLIQVIKISIVLLIFWLSSKALAQNLNITSFQPSSQSMTSVDNLVITVSFDSAIDPASVDNLSFTVFGRWSGACPGTFSFRNNNQQIHFAPDKNFSVGEWITVTLSKNIQRPSGENLSTGFSWNFWTSVERGSFDFERIALLNVRKNNEGMIRTYGAYAGDLNGDGFHDFTVPNEDVSDVRVFMNDGSGGYSDFTTYSLAANSTPSTNEGADFNGDGFLDFVCGNISGNSVSVLFGDGTGMLKPPATYPVGSGTRGLCVLDLNSDGAQDIVTANRASSNISILLNNGDGTFAQSINMNTAASGETACAAADANEDGITDVFVGSFNSGEIIVLLGDGNGSLNEFSKTDAKGSVWMLAVGDMDNDGHVDVVSANSEQNQFALLRGDGNGNLSQAEVYDVGAFPLAIDVGDIDGDGDLDVVTSNFFSANWTIYENDGNGNFVNPRTLPASSAGSCAILHDRDRDGDLDMTGIDELDDLLFIFDNTATTSVDSEDFPSPKDFQVQQSYPNPFFKSARVQGAQINQITIPFSLNRTAEVKIELFNVKGQRIAFLVDSEFQAGHHSATFSPKTLAAGVYFYRLSSRGIVLTKKIAVFP